The sequence GCGCCGCCGGTCACCACGACCGCGACGGTCCTGCGGTCGGGCACGCCCGGTCCGTGCTGCTCGACCCGGCAGACCGTCACCCCGGTACGCACCTCGGCGCCGGCCTCGCGGGCGGCTTCGACCAGCCCGTTGTCGAACTCGGGCCGGTTGATGAGGCCGAAGAGCATCTGCCGGGAGCGCTTGGTGCGGGTCAGCCGGCCGTTGAGACTGAAGGTGACCGCGTGCACGCGGTCGCGCAGCGGGAGTTCGTAGCCGGGGGGCAGCGAATCCCGGGACGGCCCGATGATGCCGCCGCCGCAGGTCTTGTAGCGCGGCAGTTCGGACTTCTCCAGCAGCAGGACCCGCCGACCGGTCACGGCTGCCGCGTGGGCGGCAGACGCGCCTGCCGGACCCGCGCCGATCACCACGACGTCCCAGACCGGCTCGGTCCCGTCGTTCTCCGCACCGCTGCCCTGGGCCGCCTGCTCACCGCTCACGTCGTTTTCGCTCCCGCTCGCCACGCTCGGCTGTCCTCGCTGTTCAGCGCTGTTCGCAAGCATCCTATTGCGCCCGTGGCCAAGGGCTCGCTGTGGCACCATCGGCAACGGCCCGCCGGCCCCGGCGGGGGCGCCGGTCTGCCGGTGCCTGTCATCCTTTGTCGGCTTTTCGTCGCCGTCGTGTCGGCCTCGTCCGTCCCTACCAGGAGCATTCATGTCGTCAGTCCCGCTGTCCGAGACCGTCGCGTCGCTGATCCCCCGGGCCAGGACCGAACTGGCCGAGCTGGTGTCGTTCGCATCGGTGGCCGACGAGCGCCAGTTCCCCCGCAGCGAGTCGCAGAAAGCGGCGGCCTGGATCGTGGCGGCGCTGCGGGAGGAGGGCTTCGAGGAAGTGGCGCTGCTCGACACGCCCGACGGCACCCAGTCGGTCTACGGAGTGCTGCCCGGCCCGGCCGCCGCGCCGACGGTGCTGCTCTACGCGCACTACGACGTCCAGCCGCCGCTGGACGAATCGGCCTGGCTCTCCCCGCCGTTCGAACTGACCGAACGGGACGGCCGGTGGTACGGGCGTGGCGCGGCCGACTGCAAGGGCGGTCTGGTGATGCACCTGACCGCGCTGCGGGCGCTGCGCGAGCACGGTGGCGTCCCGCTGAACGTCAAGGTGATCGTGGAGGGTTCCGAGGAGCAGGGCACCGGCGGCCTGGAGCGGTACGCCGAAGCCCACCCCGACCTGCTGACCGCCGACGCCATCGTGATCGGCGACACCGGCAACTTCCGGGTCGGCCTGCCGACGGTCACCTCCTCGCTGCGCGGCATGGTGCTGACCGAGGTCCGGGTGGCGACCCTCGCGGGGAACCTGCACTCCGGGCAGTTCGGCGGCGCCGCCCCCGACGCGCTGGCCGCGCTGATCCAGATGCTCGCCACGCTGCGCGACGCGTCCGGCGCCACCACCGTCGACGGCCTGGACGGCT comes from Streptomyces sp. NBC_00448 and encodes:
- a CDS encoding dipeptidase, giving the protein MSSVPLSETVASLIPRARTELAELVSFASVADERQFPRSESQKAAAWIVAALREEGFEEVALLDTPDGTQSVYGVLPGPAAAPTVLLYAHYDVQPPLDESAWLSPPFELTERDGRWYGRGAADCKGGLVMHLTALRALREHGGVPLNVKVIVEGSEEQGTGGLERYAEAHPDLLTADAIVIGDTGNFRVGLPTVTSSLRGMVLTEVRVATLAGNLHSGQFGGAAPDALAALIQMLATLRDASGATTVDGLDGSGEWSGLAYEEADFRRDAKVLDGVELVGGGAVADRLWARPAVTVLGIDAPPVVGATPSVQAEAGALVSVRVPPGVDAAKAAEALETHLRAAAPWGAKVEVTRRGSGQPFAADTGSPAYASMAEAMREAYGQEMAVVGQGGSIPLCNTLATLYPSAEILLIGLSEPEAQIHAVNESVSPEELERMTLTEALFLRRYAAAHSAGQGV